In the genome of Luteitalea pratensis, the window CACGCCGCAGCCTGCCCAGGCAAAGAGCGCCGCGAAGTCGAGCGCGCCGAGGCGTTGGCCGAGTCCGACGAGCGGGATCCAGCTGAAGGCGTGCGTGCCACCGGCCGCCGGGCGCAACTCATAGGTCGCCACGACCATCACGACACCGGTCAGGAGCACCCGCGGCCACCAGGCATGGCCCTCCGGGTACGGCATCAGCAGCAGGGCCGGCGCTGCCAGGCCGATGGCGGCCGCGACGCCAACGAGTTCCTCGACGGTCAGCGGCGACGGGGCCGCGAGCATCACCTGTAGCGCGAGGCACCCGGCCACGGTGGCAAACAGCGACGCGGTTGCCATGAGACGAGACGATGCCGCGAGGCGACAGGCGGCGACCAGCGCCAGCCAGGCGCCGAAATGGCGCAGCAGGTTCCATCGGTCGAGTGGAATGGCGTCCTGCCAGTGGCGCAGGAAGGCGAGGTTCCTGGCAAAGGTGCCCACGTCGGCCGTGAACGCCCACGGCATCGTCTGCGCGAGGACCCACAGCATGACGATCGACATCGCACCCACGCGGAGTCGCGCGCCAGAGGCACTCTCGTGCGTGCCGGGCGCCCGGGCCGGCTCCATCGCCCGGGCCACTGCCGGCAGTATCAGCGCCAGGGCCGCGCCAAGGGCCGCGCCGGCTGAATTGGTGGCCCAGTCGGTCGCCGACGAGACGCGGTTGGTCTGGCAGGACTGCGCCATTTCGAGGGCAAGGGAGAACAAGGACACCAGCGCGACGCTCGCG includes:
- a CDS encoding VanZ family protein, translating into MEWPLHAETHLRWRSIGPVLLYAAFIAYQSLADGGAWVCGGDVLAWPSHHVSRIDVLANVLGYVPLGWLCAVTASAEARWRGRRISSMFASVALVSLFSLALEMAQSCQTNRVSSATDWATNSAGAALGAALALILPAVARAMEPARAPGTHESASGARLRVGAMSIVMLWVLAQTMPWAFTADVGTFARNLAFLRHWQDAIPLDRWNLLRHFGAWLALVAACRLAASSRLMATASLFATVAGCLALQVMLAAPSPLTVEELVGVAAAIGLAAPALLLMPYPEGHAWWPRVLLTGVVMVVATYELRPAAGGTHAFSWIPLVGLGQRLGALDFAALFAWAGCGVVVAAHTAQRQRDRAQARRWPLAMLVLVLALELAQTRIPGRGPDTSAVLFTILAMLGTGALLRGGR